The genomic region AGCGGACAGCGAGTCGGTGGCGGAGGCAGAGGAGGCAGAGGAGGCGGCGGAGGCGGCGGAGGCGGCGGAGGACGGCCGGTCCGGGGCGTCCGGTGTTTCCGGGGTGGTCCGGGACCAGCGCTCCTCCAGGTGGGCGGCGACCTCACGGGGCGTGGGGTAGTCGAAGAGGAGCGTGGCCGGCAGGGCGAGCCCCGTCACCGTCGCGAGCCGGTTGCGCAGCTCGACGGCGGCCAGCGAGTCGAGCCCCAACTCGGCCAGCGGGCGGTCCGGTTCGACTGCCGACGGGTCCGCGCCGTGGCCGAGCGCCGTGGCGGCTTCCGTGCGTACCTCCGCCAGGAGCAGTGCGCCGTGTTCGCCCGCAGGCGTGGCGGCGAGCCGTCGCCGCAGGGATTCACCTCCGGCGGGCGCGGACTCCGTGCCGGCCGCGGCGATCCGCCGGGCGGGCCCACGACCCGGCACGCGCAGCGGCGCCCCGGCCGACCCGGAGGCCTCCGGGTTCATGCGGGCTGCCACCAGGACCGCGTCCCGGCCGTCGACGGCGGCGTCGAAGAGCGCGAGGCCCTCCTCGGTCCGCAGCGGGACGAAACCGGAACGGGTCATCCGGCGCAGATCCGCGTCGCGCAGGGCAGCGGTCATACCGCCGCTCTGCTGCCACGGCCCCCAGGCGAGAGAGACAGCGGGCAGGCCGAGATCCCTGCGGTGCTGTGCCAGCGCGTCCAGGTACGCGTTCGCCGCCGCGTAGTTGCCCTGGCCGCCGGAGCCGAACACCCCGGCCACCGAGGAGAACAGCGCGAAGACGGCCAGGTCGCTGTCCCGGGTCAACTCGTGCAGGGCCAGCGCCGCGTCCACCTTCGGCCGCAGCACCCGGTCCAGACGCTCCGGGGTGAGCGCCGGGATCACCCCGTCGTCCAGCACGCCCGCGGTGTGCACCACACCGGTCAGCGGGTGCGCCTCCGGTACGTCCGCGAGGAGCGCGGCGAGCGCCGTGCGGTCGGCGACATCGCACGCCGCTACCGTCACCTCGACACCCAACTCGGCCAGCTCCGCGCGAAGTTCACCGGTGCCGGGCGTATCCGCTCCGCGCCGTCCGACGAGCAGCAGGTGACGCACGCCGTGTGCGACCGCGAGATGGCGGGCGAACGACATGCCGAGGGAGCCGGAGCCCCCGGTGATCAGGACGGTGCCCGCAGGGTTCAGCCGGGGCCTGGGCCGTGAACCTTCGTCGGCCTCCGCCATGCCGGACGCACGGACCAGCCTCGGTACGTACGCGACCCCGGCTCGCACGGCCAACTGTGGCTCCGGGCTCGCCAGGACCCGGGCCAACACCCCCGAGGAGGCCGGGTGGTCGTCGATGTCGACCAGGGCGAAGCGGCCGGGGTTCTCCGTCTGCGCCGAGCGGAGCAGTCCCCATACCGGCGCACAGGTGAGAGCAGCATCCTCCGCACCGCTGCCTCTGCCGCTGCTGGCGCAGCCGTTGACGCTGTCTGCCTCCGCTCCTGTGTGGAGAGCGCCCGAAGTGAGCACCACCAGACGGGAGTTCGCCAGTCGCTCCTCGGCGAGCCAGTCCTGCACGAGCCGCAGCGCCCATCCGGCCGTACTGTGCGCGGCCGACGCCCGGTCCTGCCCGTCCGCCTCGGTGAGCGGCGGACAGGCGACGACGACAGCCGGTGCGTCGGCGCCCGCCGAGGCGGGATCCGCGTACGCCGTCGGCCGGACGCCCGCCGGCAGGAACGCGTCGCGCAGCCACGGGCCGGGCTCGCCCAGAACACCCCACCCGGGCGGTCCGTCCGGCGCGGGGGCGGGGGAATCCGGCAGGCGCGTCCAGTCCAGGCGGAACAGGCAGTCACGAGGCGTGCCTACGCCGCTCATCTGTTCGCGGGGGAGCGGTCGCAGGACCAGTGACCGCACGGTGGCCACGGGCGCACCGGTCCCGTCGGTCAGCTCCAGCCGTGCTCCGTTCTCCGCGCCCGGCGACACCCGTACCCGCAGTCGGCGGGCACCGGACGCGTGGAGCCGGACACCGCTCCAGGCGAACGGCAGCGACACCGCCGTGCTGTCGCTGCTGCTGCTGCTGCCGGTGCCGGTGCCGGTGCCGGTGCCGGTGCCGCTGTCGCCGTCGCCCGGTGCGGATCCGTCGAGTGTCATGGCGTGCAGTGCCGCGTCCAGCAGGGCCGGATGCAGGGTGAACAGACCGGCGTTGACGTGCTCCTCCTCCGGGAGCGAGACCTCGGCGAGGATGTCGGCGCCCAGCCGCCAGGCGGCCCGCAGGCCCTGGAAAGCCGGTCCGTAGTGGAGCCCGCCGCGCGCGAACCGGTCGTAGAGTCCGACGCCGGACCGCGCCCCGGACCCGGATCGGGACTCGGACCCGGACCCGGACCCGGTCCTGGACTCGGTCCCGGATCCGTCGTCGAGCGGCAGCGGGACGGCGCCCGCAGGCGGCCACACGGACGGCGTGGCTACTGGCTCCGGCAGCTCCTGCGGGCCCTCGGAAGCGAGGATCCCGGAGGCGTGGCGGCTCCATGTCCCGTCGTACGAGGTCGTGCGCGGCCGTGCGTGGAACACCACCGCCCGTCGCCCGCCCGCGTCCGGTCGCGCCACCTTCACCTGCAGTTCGACCGTCTCGTCGGCGGGCAGCGACAGCGGTGCCGTCAGGGTGAGTTCCTCCAGCACCGGGGTTCCCACCCGGTCACCTGCGTGAACCGCCATGTCGACGAACGCTGTTGCCGGCAGGAGCACGCTGTCCAGCACCGTGTGGTCGGCCAGCCAGGGCTGGTCCCGCAGGGACAGCAGGCCGTTCAGCAGCAGCCCGTCGTCGTCCGCCGTCGCCGTGGCGGACCGCAGGAACGGGTGAGGTGCGGCTTCCGGCTCCGCCGTGGCGGCGTCCGGCCGGTCGGCGTCGAGCCAGTAGCGCCCGCGCTGGAACGCGTACAGCGGCAACGCCGTACGCTGCGCCCCGCGTCCGGCGAAGACCGCGCGCCAGTCCACACCCACGCCGTGCGCGTGCAGCGCGGCCACCGTGGCGAGCAGCGCCTCGGCCTCCGGCCGGGACCCGCGCAGCGTCGGGACGACCAGGGGCGCGGGGCCGTGCGCGGGGGTGCGCGTATCGGAGAGGCAGTCGCGTGCCAGGCCCGTGAGCACGCCGTCCGGGCCGAGTTCGACGAAGTGCGTCGCGCCCTTCTCCCGCAGATACCGCACCGTGTCGGCGAAGCGGACCGGGCGGCGTACGTGGTCCACCCAGTAGCCGGGCGCGCACAGTTCCCCGTCCGTGGCGAGCCGGTCCGCCACGGCGGTCACCAGCGGAATCCCCGGCCGCGAGTAGGTGATGTCCCGCGCCACCGCGGCGAACGCGTCGAGCATGGGCTCCATGCGCGCCGAGTGGAAGGCATGGCTCACCTGAAGTCGCCTGGTCTCGCGGCCCTGTTCGCGCCAGTGCGCGAGGACGTCCAGTACCGCCGGCTCGTCACCGGAGACGACCACCGAGCGGCCGTTCACGGCCGCGATCTCCACCTCCCGCTCCCGGCCCGCCAGGAACGCGGCGATCTCGCCCTCGTCGGCCCGTACCGCGGCCATCGCCCCGCCCGCGGGCAGCGCGTCCATCAGACGGCCGCGGGCCGCCACCAGGGTGCAGGCGTCCGCCAGGGACAGCATCCCGGCGGCGTGGGCCGCCGCCACCTCGCCGACGGAGTGCCCCGCCACCAGGTCGGGGCGTACACCCCAGGACTCCAGCAGCCGGAACAGGGCCACCTCCAGGGCGAACAGCGCGGGCTGCGCGAACAGCGTCGTATCGAGCAGCCCGCCCCTCTCCGGTCCGTCCGACCCGTCCGAACTGCTTGTTCCCTCGGCGAACACCACGTCCCGCAGCGGCTTCGGCAGGAGCGGATCCAGCAGTGCACAGGTCTCGTCGAAGGAGCGGGCGAAGACGGGATGGGCCCCGTACAGCTCCCGGCCCATGCCGAGGCGCTGACTGCCCTGGCCGGTGAAGAGGAAGACCACCTGGCCCGCCGGGCGCGGGCCGCTCGTGCTCACGCCCGGCCGGTGCCGTCCTCCGGCCACCGCGTCGAGGGAGGCGAGCAGTTCGTCGCGGTCGGCGGCCACCACCACCGCACGGTGCTCGAAGGCGGCGCGGGCCGTGGCCAGGGAGAACCCGAAGTCCAGCAGGCTCGTCCCGGGGCGTGCGGCCACATCGGCGCGCAGCCGCCGGGCCTGAGCGAGGAGCCCCGGGGCGCTCCTCGCCGACACCGGGAACGGTACGGCTGTTCCCGCTCCCTCCCGCGCGGCCGGGGAGCCGATGTCCGGGACGTCCGGGGTGCCCGGGGTGCCCAGGGTGTCCGGGGCGTCCGGATCACCCGAGGCAACGGAGGCACCCGGATCTGCCGCAGCGGCCCGCTCACGTACCGTCGCGGCCTGCTCAGGTACCGCAGACGCCTGGTCGAGTACCGGAGAGAACTGGTCGGGTACCGCAGGCGCCTGCTCAAGTACCAGGTGTGCGTTGGTCCCACTGATCCCGAAGGACGACACCCCTGCCCGCCGTGGCCTGCCCGTCCGGGGCCACGGCATCGGCCGGGTCAGCAGCGACAGCGTGCCCGACGACCAGTCCACCCGCGGTGTCGGCTCGTCGGCGTGCAGCGTCCGGGGCAGCACCCCGTGCGCCATCGCCTGGACCATCTTCATCACCCCGGCCATCCCCGCCGCGGCCTGCGTGTGCCCGAAGTTGGACTTGACCGACCCCAGCCACAGGGGGTTCTCCCGCGTGTCCTGCCCGTAGGCCGCGAGGAACGCCTCCGCCTCGATGACGTCACCGAGCCGGGTACCCGTGCCGTGCGCCTCCACCGCGTCGATCTCCGCGGGGGCCAGCCGCGCGTCGGCCAGGGCCTGGCGGATCACCCGTTGCTGAGCCGGTCCGTGCGGCGCCGTCAGGCCGTTGCTCGCTCCGTCCTGATTCACCGCGGAGCCGCGGACCACGGCCAGCACCCGGTAGCCCGCCCGCCGCGCCTCCGACAGCCGGGTGACCAGGAGCATTCCCGCGCCTTCGGCCCACGCGGTGCCGTCCGCCGACGCACCGAACGCCTTGCAGCGGCCGTCGGGGGCCAGCGCGCGCTGCCTGCTGAACTCGACGAAGGAGTGCGGCGCCGACATCACCGTGACACCACCGGCCAGCGCGAGCGAGCACTCGCCCCTGCGCAGCGCCTGGACCGCCAGGTGCAGGGCCACCAACGACGACGAGCACGCCGTGTCCACGGTCATCGCGGGCCCTTCCAGCCCCAGGGCGTAGGCGATACGGCCGGACGCGACGCTGCCCGCGCTGCCGATGGCGAGATAGCCCTCCACCCGCTCCGGTGTGCGGACGAAACGGCTGGCGTAGTCGCTGTACATGAGCCCCGCGTACACACCGGTGGGCGTCCCGCGCACCGTGCCGGGATCGATCCCGGCGTGCTCGAAGGCCTCCCAGGCGACTTCGAGCAGCAGCCGGTGCTGCGGATCCATCGCCAGGGCCTCGCGGGGCGAGATACCGAAGAAGGCCGGATCGAACCGGTCCACGCCGGACAGGAAGCCACCCTCGCGTACGTACGTCCGCCCCGTCCGCCCGGGATCCGGGTCGTACAGCCCGTCCAGGTCCCACCCCCGGTCGGCGGGGAACGGGGTGATGGCGTCGACGCCCTCGTCGACCAGCCGCCACAGGTCCTCCGGGGACTCCACACCGCCCGGGAAGCGGCAGGCCATCCCGACGATCACCACCGGGTCGTCGGCCGGGTCCGCGCCCTCCGGGCGGGTGGCCGCGGCGTCCGCGGGCACGCCGGAGAGCCGTGCCCGGAGGTGAGCGGCCAGTTCCGTCGTGGTGGGGAAGTCGAAGGCGGCGGCCTCGGACAGGGGGAGCCCGGTCGCCGACGCCAGGCGGTCACGCAGCAGCGTCGACGTCAACGAGTCCAGCCCCAGGTCGCGGAACGCGGTCCCCGGCTCCACCTCGTCGACGGCGCAGCCCAGTACAGCGGCGACCTCGGTCCGTACCAGCGCGGCCAGATCCACCGAACCGGCCCCCGCCGCCGGGGAGACCCCGGCCTCCAGGAGCCGCGCGGGCCGGTCCGCGAGCGCGTACCGCTTGGCCTTCCCCGAGGCGGTGCGCGGGATCACGTCCACCTCGTACAGGGCGGCCGGGACCTTGAACGGCGACAGGTGTTCCCGGCAGGCGGCGAGGACCGCCCTCCTGTCGAGCGCGCCGGGTCTCTCCGGGACGAGATGGGCGACCGGCACCTCACCGAGCACGCCGTCCGGGCGGCCGGACACGGCGGCGTCCTTGACCCCCGGCAGCGCCAGCAGCACCGCCTCCACCTCGGAGGGGTGGATGTTCTCCCCGGCCCGGATGATCAGCTCGTCGACCCGGCCGGTGATGGTGACATCGCCCCGGGCATCGATCCGGGCCAGGTCACCCGTGCGGTACCAGCCGTCGCGCAGGACCTCGTCGGTGTCCTCGGGCCGACCGTGGTACCCGGCCATGACACCGGGCCCGCTGACCCACAACTCCCCTTCGCCCAGGGCCTCGCCGCCGTTGTCTCCGCCGAACCCGCTTCCGCCGTCGTTGCTGCCGTCGCCGATCCGCGCCCGCATGCCCGGCAGTACCTGCCCGCACGAACCGGCCGCCCGGTCGACACCCGCTGCGGTCATGGTGACGGGCCCCGCCTCGGTGCTCCCGTAGTGCTCGAGGAACGGCACCCGGCAGATCTCCTCGAATTCCCGCTGGAAACCGGGCGGTGCGGCCACGCCGCCACTGACGCAGCCACGCAGTGCGGGCACCTTCAGCCCTTCGCCGCGTACGGCTTCCAGGAGCTTTCCGTACGTCGTCGGCACACCGGCCAGCAACGTGACCGGGGCGTCCGTCCGGCGCAGTTCACCCAGGACGTCCGTCACGGAGAACCGCGGCAGGAGCACAGCGCCGGCCCCGGTCGCGGTCACCCCGATGACGCACAGGATCTGGCCCATGGCGTGGTGGAGGGGCAGCGGCCACAGCAGGCGGTCGTCGGCGGACAGGCCGAGGACGCCGACGAAGCCGGACACCACCGACGACAGGCGGCTGCGCTGGGTGGACAGCACGCCCTTGGGGGCGCCCGTCGAACCGGAGGTGTAGAGCAGCCACGCCACCTCGTCGAGCCCGAGGTCGTCCGGAGCCGGAACGGACGGTTCGGTGGTGGCCATGGACTCGTACGGGAGCGTGCCGTCGGTGTCCGCCGCGCTGCCGCCCTCACCCGCCGCCCCGGCCTCGTCCCGTACGCCGCCGGGCGTCCCGGTGTCCTGGACGAGCACCACGGTCAACTGCGGGCGCTCAGGTAACAGCAGCCGCAGCAGGCCCAGTCCGGCCCGGTCGGTGAAGACCACCCGGGCGCCGCTGTCGTCCAGCAGATGAGCCAGTTCCGCCCCGGTGCTCCGCGCGTCCATCGGTACACCCACCGCGCCGGCCCTGGTGACTGCGAGCAGGCTCTCGACGGCTTCGACCCGGTTACCGAGAAGGACCGCCGCCCGCTCACCGTGCCGCAGACCGAGCCCGGCCAGATGCCCGGCCAGCCGCCCGGTCCGCAGCTCCAACTCCGCGTAGGTCACCCGGGAACAGGAATCCTGGAAGGCGATCGTGGAGCCGCGGAGCCGGGCATGCTCCCGGAGCAGCTCGGGCAGGGGCCGGACGGGATCTGTGCGTGGTGTCACCGGGACGAACACTTCCTCTGCACGCGGGAGTTGATGGTGCCCACCGTATGGGGCTGCGGTGCGTACGTGAGAAGTGCCGTGTGGTCAGGGGGCGGGTTTCGAGAGGGCGAGGATCACCGCGTGGGCGCCCTTGCGCATCTTCAACAGGACGCGCGGCATGGTGTGTTCCTTCCTGTACCGGGGGGTGCGGAGAAGGCCGGACGGGTGGGCGGGACGGGAGGGATGGGCGGTACCGGGGTCGGGGCCGACCCCTCAACGCTTATTGAAAATGATAGTCGATACCGTGCGGGTGGAGCTCCACGCCTGTGCGTGCGGCGCCGTGTCGTCGCCCAAGGGGGCGATATCTGCCGGTACATGACGATCGGTCCGGTTCGGTGAAGGTGATACCGGATCTGTCCCGTGAGGCCTGTCGGGTGTCCCCGGGGGTGCTCCGGAGATATCCGGCCGCATAAATGACAACAGACCCCCCGATCTGGCGCAATGCCTGATCAGAGGGCCTGTTCGGCACCTTTTACAAGGTGCCCCCGGCAGGATTCGAACCTGCGCACCCGGCTCCGGAGGCCGATGCTCTATCCCCTGAGCTACGGGGGCGAACCGCCGCTGTGAGCGGCGACGGGTAGAACCCTACCAGCTCAGCGGGGGTGTCCATGAACAGCATTTCCGCGGGCGGGACGACCGTTGATCTCCCGCCGGTCTCGCGCCGGTCTGCCACCGGTTGCCCGTGCCGGGCGGAAGTGGGCAAAACCCGGACGTGGTGGTGCCGGCGGTTCTACGCTCAGGGGTGTGTCTGGCACGTACGGCCGGGTGCTTGTTGTCGATGACAACAAGGTCATCCGCCAGTTGATCAGGGTCAACCTCGAGCTGGAGGGCTTCGAGGTCGTGACCGCGGCCGATGGTGTCGAATGTCTGGACATCGTGCACCGGGTCGCCCCCGACGTGATCACCCTGGACGTCGTCATGCCGCGCCTGGACGGGCTGAGTACCGCCGCCCGGCTGCGCTCCGACCCGCGGACGAGCCTGCTGCCGCTCGCGATCATCAGCGCGTGCACGAACCACGAGGTGGAGAACGGGCTCGCGTCCGGGGTCGACGCCTTTCTGTCCAAGCCGTTCGAGCCCGCCGAGCTGATCCAGCTCGTGGGGCAGCTGATGCGGATCCGGCGGGACGGGTCCCCGGCGCGCGGGCCGGTCGGCGCCGGTCCCCAGGGCGCATCCCGGCCTGCCGGAAGGGCCGGGAGCGCGCTCGGCTGACCGGATGGCGAAACCGGTTCGCGGAGAGCCCCCCCTTCTCCCATACGCTTGTCCTGTGACTCCCGCAGAGCTCTCCCGTACCGTCGCGCACGCCGTGCGCCGCGCGGTGGACGAGGGTGCCCTGAGCGTGGCTGTTCCCGAGCGGGTCAAGATCGAACGGCCCCGGCCCGGCGGGCGCGGGGACTACGCCACCAGCGCGGCCCTCCAGCTGGCCGGTCCGGCCGGGATGCCGCCCCGGGCGGTCGCCGAGGCCCTGCGCGGGCGGATCGCCGGTACGCGCGGGATCGCGTGCGTCGAGATCACCGGCCCGGGATTCCTGAACTTCACGCTGGCGCCCGACACCTCGGACACCGTCGTACGGACCGTGCGGGAGCAGGGCCTGCGGTACGGCGGCGGCTCGCCCACCGCCTTCCGGAGCGCCGCGCCCGCAGACCCCCGCCTCGGGGCCGACGCCGGCCGCTGGGACGCCCTGGTCGGCGGTGGCGACGGACTGCTGGTCCGGCGCGGGAGCAACCCCCTCTTCCGGGTGCAGTACGCGCACGCCCGCAGCCGCGCGCTGCTGCGCAACGCCCGCGACCTCGGCTTCGCGCCCGCGTACGAGGAGCCCGCGTACGAGGAGGACGGTTTCGCGCCCGCGTACGCGCAGGACGGCGGCCCCGCGCCCACGTGCGAACAGGGCAGCGGGACGGGGACCGGAACCGCGTGCGCGACCGCGCCGCCCCCCGGCCGGTCCGCTCTCCTCGGGGCCCTGGCCGATTACCCCGCCGTGGTCGAGGCCGGGGCGCCGCACCGGCTCGCCCGGCATCTGGTGACGGTCGCCGACGCGTTCCTGGAGTTCCACATCAGCGTGCTGCCCGTCGGTGACGAGAAACCCTCGGCCGCCCACCGATCCCGGCTCGCTCTCGCCGAAGCCGCCGGGACGGTGCTGGCAGGCGGCCTGTCCCTGCTCGGCATCAGCGCACCCGAACACATCTGAAAGAGCGAAGAGATGAGCCGTTCCGCACACCCCGCCGGGCCCCGGCACGCCGACGTCTACACCGAGGGGCACTACTCGGCCCCCGCCGAGGACCTCAACTCCCTGGACGAGAAGGTGTGGTCGCGTACGGTCGGCCGCGACGCGGACGGCGTCGTCACCGTCGGCGGGATCGAAGTGACCCGGCTGGCCGAGGAGTTCGGCACCCCCGCCTACTTCCTCGACGAGGCCGACTTCCGCGCCAGGTGCCGGGCCTGGGCGGACGCCTTCGGGCGGGACGCGGACGTCTTCTACGCGGGCAAGGCGTTCCTCTCGCGCGCCGTCGTGAAGTGGCTCCAGGAAGAGGGGCTGAACCTCGACGTCTGCTCCGGTGGCGAGCTGACCACCGCGCTGGCCGCCGGGATGCCCGCCGCGCGGATCGCCTTCCACGGCAACAACAAGACCACCGAGGAGATCGAGCGGGCCGTCGACGCCGGCGTCGGACGCATCGTGCTCGACTCCTTCCAGGAGATCGTCCGCGTCGCGCACATCGCGCAGAGCCGCGGCAAGCGCCAGCGGGTACAGATCCGGGTGACGGTCGGCGTCGAGGCGCACACCCACGAGTTCATCGCCACCGCCCACGAGGACCAGAAGTTCGGGATCGCGCTCGCCGACGGGCAGGCCGCCGAGGCCGTCCGCAGGGCGCTCAAGCTCGACGGGCTCGAACTCATCGGTATCCACTCGCACATCGGGTCGCAGATCTTCGACATGGCGGGCTTCGAGGTCTCCGCGCGCCGGGTGGTGCAGCTCCTCGCCGAGGTGCGCGACGAACACGGCGTCGAGCTCCCCGAGATCGACCTCGGCGGCGGTCTCGGCATCGCGTACACCTCGGAGGACGACCCGCGCGAGCCGCACGAGATCGCCAAGGCGCTCGGCGAGATCGTCACCCGGGAGTGCGAGTCGGCGGGACTGACCACGCCGCGCATCTCGGTCGAGCCGGGACGCGCCATCGTCGGACCCACCGCCTTCACGCTGTACGAGGTCGGCACCATCAAGCCGCTGGAGGGGCTGCGTACCTACGTCAGTGTCGACGGCGGCATGTCCGACAACATCCGTACGGCCCTCTACGACGCCGAGTACAGCGTCGCCCTCGTCTCCCGTACGTCGACCGCCGAGCCGATGCTCGTCCGCGTGGTCGGCAAGCACTGCGAGAGCGGCGACATCCTGGTCAAGGACGCGTTCCTGCCCGCGGACCTCGCGCCGGGTGATCTCCTCGCCGTTCCCGCCACCGGGGCGTACTGCCGTTCCATGGCGAGCAACTACAACCACGCGCTGCGCCCGCCCGTCGTCGCCGTCAGGGACGGCGAGGCCCGGGTGATCGTCCGGCGTGAGACGGAGGAAGATCTCCTGCGCCTCGATGTCGGGTAGTGAAATAGTCGTCTCACGATCCGGACGGGGGATAGAAACTCCCGTCCGGTGAGTGAGACTGGTCCACACCGTAGAAGTATGAGAAGTGAGGTCGGATGATGCGTACGCGTCCGCTGAAGGTGGCGCTGCTGGGCTGTGGAGTCGTCGGCTCAGAGGTGGCGCGCATCATGACGACGCACGCCGACGACCTCGCGGCACGCATCGGTGCCCCCGTCGAGCTCGCCGGTGTGGCGGTCCGCCGCCCCTCCAAGGTCCGTGAGGGGGTCGACCCCTCCCTCATCACCACCGATGCGATGGCCCTGGTCAAACGGGGCGACATCGACGTCGTCATCGAGGTCATCGGCGGTATCGAGCCCGCCCGCGCGCTGATCACCACCGCCTTCGAGCACGGCGCGAGCGTCGTCTCCGCCAACAAGGCGCTGCTCGCCAAGGACGGCGCCGCTCTGCACGCGGTGGCCCAGGAGCACGGCCGGGACCTCTACTACGAGGCCGCCGTCGCCGGTGCGATCCCGCTGGTGCGCCCGCTGCGCGAATCGCTCGCGGGCGACAAGGTGAACCGGGTCCTCGGCATCGTCAACGGCACCACGAACTTCATCCTCGACAAGATGGACAGCACCGGCGCCGGGTACTCCGAGGCGCTCGACGAGGCCACGGCCCTCGGGTACGCCGAGGCCGACCCCACCGCCGACGTCGAGGGCTTCGACGCCGCCGCCAAGGCCGCCATCCTCGCCGGTATCGCCTTCCACACCCGGGTGCGCCTGGACGACGTGCACCGCGAGGGCCTCACCGAGGTCACCGCCGCCGACATCGCGTCCGCCAAGCGCATGGGCTGCACCGTCAAGCTCCTCGCCATCTGCGAGCGGGCCGCCGACGGCAAGTCCGTCACGGCCCGAGTCCACCCGGCGATGATCCCGCTCAGCCACCCGCTGGCCTCCGTCCGTGAGGCGTACAACGCGGTCTTCGTCGAGGCGGAGGCGGCCGGACAGCTCATGTTCTACGGTCCCGGCGCCGGCGGCTCGCCCACCGCGTCCGCGGTCCTCGGCGACCTCGTGGCGGTCTGCCGGAACAAGCTCAACGGGGCCACCGGGCCTGGCGAATCCGCGTACACCCGGCTGCCCGTCAGCCCCATGGGCGACGTCGTCACCCGGTACCACATGAGCCTCGACGTGGCCGACAAACCGGGTGTTCTCGCCCAGGTCGCCACGGTCTTCGCCGAACAGGGCGTATCGA from Streptomyces sp. NBC_01267 harbors:
- the lysA gene encoding diaminopimelate decarboxylase is translated as MSRSAHPAGPRHADVYTEGHYSAPAEDLNSLDEKVWSRTVGRDADGVVTVGGIEVTRLAEEFGTPAYFLDEADFRARCRAWADAFGRDADVFYAGKAFLSRAVVKWLQEEGLNLDVCSGGELTTALAAGMPAARIAFHGNNKTTEEIERAVDAGVGRIVLDSFQEIVRVAHIAQSRGKRQRVQIRVTVGVEAHTHEFIATAHEDQKFGIALADGQAAEAVRRALKLDGLELIGIHSHIGSQIFDMAGFEVSARRVVQLLAEVRDEHGVELPEIDLGGGLGIAYTSEDDPREPHEIAKALGEIVTRECESAGLTTPRISVEPGRAIVGPTAFTLYEVGTIKPLEGLRTYVSVDGGMSDNIRTALYDAEYSVALVSRTSTAEPMLVRVVGKHCESGDILVKDAFLPADLAPGDLLAVPATGAYCRSMASNYNHALRPPVVAVRDGEARVIVRRETEEDLLRLDVG
- a CDS encoding homoserine dehydrogenase; its protein translation is MMRTRPLKVALLGCGVVGSEVARIMTTHADDLAARIGAPVELAGVAVRRPSKVREGVDPSLITTDAMALVKRGDIDVVIEVIGGIEPARALITTAFEHGASVVSANKALLAKDGAALHAVAQEHGRDLYYEAAVAGAIPLVRPLRESLAGDKVNRVLGIVNGTTNFILDKMDSTGAGYSEALDEATALGYAEADPTADVEGFDAAAKAAILAGIAFHTRVRLDDVHREGLTEVTAADIASAKRMGCTVKLLAICERAADGKSVTARVHPAMIPLSHPLASVREAYNAVFVEAEAAGQLMFYGPGAGGSPTASAVLGDLVAVCRNKLNGATGPGESAYTRLPVSPMGDVVTRYHMSLDVADKPGVLAQVATVFAEQGVSIDTVRQQSRNSGSGDEVAIEQGTDGRRAGGGGEASLVVVTHRAPDAALSGTVEALRKLDTVLGVASIMRVEGE